One genomic segment of Thioclava sp. GXIMD2076 includes these proteins:
- the iolC gene encoding 5-dehydro-2-deoxygluconokinase codes for MKPLDVITIGRAGVDLYGSQVGGRLEDMGSFEKYIGGSPTNIACGTARLGLNSGLITRVGDEHMGRFIREELVRHGVDVAGVTTDPERLTALVILGIRDEEQFPLIFYRENCADMALCEDDISEDLIGRTRSVVATGTHLSNPKTEAATLKALALARKHGAQTALDIDYRPNLWGVAGHGDGESRFVESAEVTAKLQKSLHYFDLIVGTEEEFHIAGGTTDTIAALKAVRAVSNATLICKRGAAGAAAFEGAIPESLDEGQTGPGFPIEVFNVLGAGDGFFSGLLKGWLDGETWPKALEYANACGAFAVSRHGCTPAYPSLEELEFFLSRGVIQPDLRNDAELEQIHWATNRHRSHGGDFSEMRVFAFDHRMQLEEMEGYTLKKGGAFKELCLEAALKVQDGRPGYGILCDNRIGRHALHAASGTGLWIGRPCEWPGSRPLTLEPELGDDCGGLKEWARENVVKVLVFCHPDDDAQTWAWQLDSVKKLYAASRRNNLEFLLEIIPSKVAAVTDDTTAILIRRFYAEGIYPDWWKLEPMASQTGWAKACDAIEEHDRHTRGIVVLGLDAPEAELAASFEVAAGFPLVKGFAVGRTIFGSVARDWLAGRMDDEEAVAEMATRYTRLAGIWDKARAAATSVAAE; via the coding sequence ATGAAACCATTGGATGTAATTACGATTGGTCGCGCTGGCGTTGACCTTTACGGCTCGCAGGTTGGGGGTCGTTTGGAGGATATGGGGTCATTTGAGAAATATATTGGCGGGTCTCCGACGAATATCGCCTGCGGGACGGCGCGTCTTGGGTTGAACTCTGGGCTGATCACGCGGGTTGGCGACGAGCATATGGGGCGGTTCATCCGCGAGGAGCTGGTGCGCCACGGTGTGGATGTGGCGGGTGTGACCACGGATCCCGAGCGTCTGACGGCGCTGGTGATTCTGGGGATCCGCGACGAGGAGCAGTTCCCGCTGATCTTCTACCGCGAGAACTGCGCGGATATGGCGCTGTGCGAGGATGACATCTCGGAAGATCTGATCGGGCGCACGCGCTCGGTGGTGGCGACCGGCACGCATCTGTCGAACCCCAAGACGGAAGCGGCGACGCTGAAAGCGCTGGCGCTGGCGCGCAAACATGGTGCGCAGACGGCGCTCGATATCGATTACCGCCCCAATCTCTGGGGGGTTGCGGGCCATGGCGATGGCGAGAGCCGCTTTGTGGAAAGCGCCGAGGTGACGGCCAAGCTGCAAAAGAGCCTGCATTATTTTGACCTGATCGTGGGCACCGAGGAAGAGTTCCACATTGCGGGCGGCACGACGGATACGATCGCGGCGCTCAAGGCGGTGCGGGCGGTGTCGAATGCGACGCTGATCTGCAAACGCGGGGCGGCGGGGGCTGCGGCCTTTGAAGGCGCGATCCCCGAGAGCCTTGACGAGGGCCAGACGGGCCCGGGCTTCCCGATCGAGGTGTTCAATGTGCTGGGCGCGGGCGACGGGTTCTTCTCCGGCCTCCTGAAGGGCTGGCTCGATGGCGAGACCTGGCCGAAGGCGCTCGAATATGCCAATGCCTGCGGGGCCTTTGCGGTCTCGCGCCATGGCTGCACGCCGGCCTATCCCTCGCTCGAGGAGCTGGAGTTCTTCCTGAGCCGCGGCGTGATCCAGCCCGATCTGCGCAATGATGCCGAGCTCGAGCAGATCCACTGGGCGACCAACCGCCATCGCAGCCATGGCGGCGACTTCTCCGAGATGCGGGTGTTCGCCTTCGATCACCGGATGCAGCTCGAGGAGATGGAGGGCTATACGCTGAAAAAAGGCGGGGCCTTCAAGGAGCTGTGCCTCGAGGCCGCACTCAAGGTGCAGGATGGCCGTCCGGGCTATGGGATCCTGTGCGACAACCGCATCGGGCGGCATGCGCTGCATGCGGCCTCCGGCACGGGCCTGTGGATCGGGCGTCCCTGCGAATGGCCTGGTTCCCGTCCGCTGACGCTGGAGCCGGAACTGGGCGATGATTGCGGTGGCCTGAAGGAATGGGCGCGCGAGAATGTGGTGAAGGTTCTGGTGTTCTGCCATCCCGATGACGATGCGCAGACCTGGGCCTGGCAGCTCGACAGCGTCAAGAAACTCTACGCGGCTTCGCGCCGCAACAATCTCGAGTTCCTCCTCGAGATCATCCCCTCCAAGGTGGCTGCGGTGACCGATGACACCACGGCTATCCTGATCCGGCGGTTCTATGCGGAAGGGATCTATCCCGACTGGTGGAAGCTGGAGCCGATGGCATCGCAGACCGGATGGGCCAAGGCCTGCGATGCCATCGAGGAGCATGACCGCCACACCCGCGGGATCGTGGTTCTGGGGCTGGATGCGCCGGAGGCGGAACTGGCGGCAAGCTTCGAGGTGGCCGCAGGCTTCCCGCTGGTGAAAGGCTTTGCCGTGGGCCGGACGATCTTCGGGTCGGTGGCGCGCGACTGGCTGGCGGGGCGGATGGATGACGAGGAGGCGGTTGCCGAGATGGCCACGCGCTACACCCGTCTGGCCGGGATCTGGGACAAGGCCCGCGCGGCAGCGACCTCTGTGGCTGCCGAATAA
- the iolE gene encoding myo-inosose-2 dehydratase: MGLPQGVKLGVSPLSWANDVLEDLGADIPLSTCLNDAAETGYQGIELGRKFPRDAAVLGPLLADYGLDLASGWYSGELALRGVDEELAAVGPHARLLQAMGARVMVYGEVAMMAEPDALDQPMSRRVLMSTSDRRAYAERLTRFADALQTRYGLRLAYHHHLMMVAETYEEVAEIFAQSGPELGLLLDTGHAAGAGYAYDRLIADFGQRICHIHLKDMRPEAMARVRQDDMSFNAGVRTGMFTVPGDGCIDFGPLARFVRESGYQGWLVVEAEQDPAKVPPRPAVTAAREYILSQFVPA, translated from the coding sequence ATGGGGCTTCCACAAGGTGTCAAATTGGGTGTGAGCCCCCTGAGCTGGGCCAATGACGTGCTCGAAGATCTGGGCGCGGATATCCCGCTCTCGACCTGCCTGAACGATGCCGCGGAGACGGGGTATCAGGGCATCGAGCTTGGCCGCAAATTTCCGCGTGATGCGGCAGTTCTCGGCCCGCTTCTGGCAGATTACGGGCTCGATCTGGCCTCGGGCTGGTATTCGGGCGAGCTGGCCCTGCGGGGCGTGGACGAGGAACTGGCGGCAGTCGGGCCACATGCGCGGCTTTTGCAGGCGATGGGGGCCCGGGTGATGGTCTATGGCGAGGTCGCGATGATGGCCGAACCTGACGCGCTCGATCAGCCGATGTCGCGGCGCGTGCTGATGTCGACATCCGATCGGCGTGCCTATGCCGAGCGCCTGACGCGGTTCGCGGACGCCTTGCAGACGCGTTACGGGCTGCGGCTGGCCTATCACCACCACCTGATGATGGTGGCCGAGACCTATGAGGAAGTGGCCGAGATTTTTGCCCAGTCCGGCCCAGAACTGGGGCTATTGCTGGATACCGGCCATGCGGCCGGGGCGGGCTATGCGTATGATCGCCTGATCGCCGACTTCGGTCAGAGGATATGCCATATCCATCTCAAGGACATGCGCCCCGAAGCAATGGCCCGTGTGCGGCAGGACGACATGAGTTTCAACGCCGGCGTGCGCACGGGCATGTTTACCGTGCCGGGGGATGGCTGCATCGATTTCGGGCCGCTTGCACGCTTTGTCCGCGAGAGCGGCTATCAGGGGTGGCTGGTGGTCGAGGCAGAGCAGGATCCCGCCAAGGTGCCGCCGCGACCCGCGGTCACGGCCGCCCGTGAATATATTCTTTCCCAGTTCGTTCCGGCATGA
- the iolE gene encoding myo-inosose-2 dehydratase, with translation MIKFGTNPIAWANDDDQSIGADIPTARILEEAGRLIGFDGIENGHRWPQDDAEALRALLAGYGLAFISGWYSTELLTRSVEAEIEAVQPHLAKLKHNGCKVCIVCECSNTVHGRPDVPVNDRPKLSAAEMSAFGAKMEAFAAYLATQGIRLAYHHHMGTVVESPAEIDAFMAATGPATHLLFDAGHCTFGGGNPEEVLARHITRVAHFHAKNIRPEITAKVRAENLSFLQGVLAGAFTVPGDQEGAVDFTPLLTILAQNGYDGWIVIEAEQDPHIRNPLLYQTLGLHTLKRIANEVGLTNTQKQPVEA, from the coding sequence ATGATCAAATTCGGCACCAACCCCATCGCCTGGGCCAATGACGACGACCAGTCCATCGGCGCGGATATCCCCACCGCGCGCATCCTCGAGGAGGCGGGCCGCCTCATCGGCTTCGACGGTATCGAGAACGGCCACCGCTGGCCACAGGACGACGCGGAGGCCCTGCGCGCCCTGCTGGCCGGATATGGCCTCGCCTTCATCTCCGGCTGGTATTCGACCGAACTCCTGACCCGCTCGGTCGAGGCGGAGATCGAGGCCGTCCAGCCCCATCTGGCCAAGCTCAAACATAATGGCTGCAAGGTCTGCATCGTCTGCGAATGCTCCAACACCGTCCATGGGCGCCCCGATGTGCCGGTCAATGACCGCCCCAAACTCAGCGCCGCCGAGATGAGCGCTTTCGGCGCCAAGATGGAAGCCTTCGCCGCCTATCTCGCAACCCAGGGCATCCGGCTTGCCTATCACCACCATATGGGGACCGTGGTCGAGAGCCCCGCCGAGATCGACGCCTTCATGGCCGCGACGGGCCCCGCCACGCATCTTCTCTTCGATGCGGGCCATTGCACCTTCGGCGGCGGCAATCCCGAGGAAGTGCTTGCCCGCCACATCACGCGCGTGGCCCATTTCCACGCCAAGAATATCCGCCCCGAGATCACCGCGAAGGTCCGTGCCGAGAACCTGTCCTTCCTGCAGGGCGTGCTGGCCGGCGCCTTCACCGTGCCCGGCGATCAGGAGGGTGCCGTCGACTTCACGCCGCTTCTCACGATCCTCGCGCAGAACGGCTATGACGGATGGATCGTCATCGAGGCAGAGCAGGACCCCCATATCCGAAACCCGCTCCTCTACCAGACCCTCGGCCTCCACACCCTCAAACGCATCGCAAACGAGGTCGGCCTGACAAACACTCAAAAACAACCGGTCGAGGCCTGA
- a CDS encoding Gfo/Idh/MocA family oxidoreductase, whose product MTKTLKIGLIGSGFMGQAHADAFRRAAMLYPDLPAQPELYMLADATETLAAKAAARFGFARSTGDWRQLVSDPEVDVVDITSPNALHHEMALAAIAAGKHVYCEKPLSVTVAEAEEMEDAARRAGVKTMVAFNNIKTPAAMLAKQLIEAGEIGQPMRFRGWFDQGFFNDPDLPFSWRCTRREAGTGALGDLGSHVISVAQYLMGPVAETIAQAQTYFPTRPEPQGAGGYSARAGADAPRREVENEDQIQTMIRFASGAGGTIEASRVSAGKVFGVYWEISGTKGTILMDGERFNELKVARFDDPKPDRGFKTLLAGSQVPQFSAFFPFDFAGGGLGYFDVKVIEVRDLIDGICGQACYPDFAFGLENQRIVDAMDRSLTSRKWETL is encoded by the coding sequence ATGACCAAGACACTCAAAATCGGGTTGATCGGTTCGGGGTTCATGGGCCAGGCCCATGCCGATGCCTTCCGCCGTGCGGCGATGCTCTATCCCGATCTGCCCGCCCAGCCCGAACTCTATATGCTCGCCGATGCCACAGAGACACTTGCGGCCAAGGCCGCGGCACGGTTCGGATTTGCCCGCTCGACGGGTGACTGGCGTCAGCTGGTGTCCGACCCCGAGGTGGATGTTGTCGATATTACCTCGCCCAATGCGCTCCATCACGAGATGGCATTGGCCGCTATTGCCGCAGGAAAACATGTCTATTGCGAGAAGCCCCTCTCGGTGACGGTGGCAGAGGCCGAGGAGATGGAGGACGCCGCGCGCCGCGCGGGGGTAAAGACAATGGTGGCCTTCAACAATATCAAGACGCCGGCCGCGATGCTGGCCAAGCAGTTGATCGAGGCGGGAGAGATAGGCCAGCCGATGCGCTTTCGCGGCTGGTTCGATCAGGGCTTCTTCAACGACCCCGATCTGCCCTTTTCGTGGCGCTGCACACGGCGCGAGGCGGGCACCGGTGCGCTTGGCGATCTGGGCAGTCATGTGATTTCGGTGGCGCAATATCTGATGGGGCCTGTGGCCGAGACCATCGCACAGGCACAGACCTATTTCCCGACACGCCCCGAGCCGCAGGGCGCAGGCGGCTATTCGGCCCGTGCGGGCGCGGATGCCCCGCGCCGCGAGGTGGAGAACGAGGACCAGATCCAGACCATGATCCGCTTCGCCTCTGGCGCGGGCGGCACGATCGAGGCCAGCCGTGTGAGCGCGGGCAAGGTCTTTGGGGTCTATTGGGAAATCTCGGGCACCAAAGGCACGATCCTGATGGATGGTGAACGGTTCAACGAGCTCAAGGTCGCACGCTTCGATGACCCCAAACCTGATCGCGGCTTCAAGACGCTTCTGGCAGGCTCGCAGGTGCCGCAATTCTCGGCTTTCTTCCCCTTCGATTTTGCAGGCGGGGGGCTGGGCTATTTCGATGTGAAGGTGATCGAGGTCCGCGATCTGATCGATGGGATCTGCGGGCAGGCCTGCTATCCCGATTTTGCCTTCGGACTGGAAAACCAGCGGATCGTCGATGCGATGGACCGGTCCCTGACAAGCCGTAAATGGGAGACACTCTGA
- a CDS encoding Gfo/Idh/MocA family oxidoreductase has translation MTRLACFGAGRIGQIHALNAARLPDVSLVAIADPIDSPARAQLCAATGAQLRATQDIFDDPDIDGVIIASSTDSHVDLLRLAAQTGKAVFCEKPISLDFALSEQVTQAVEASGIRCMMGFQRRYDASFRALRERIASGEAGRLEQLSMWSRDPAPPPRAYVERSGGMFRDSSIHDADMVRYMMDEEIATVYAVGACLISEEIGAAGDVDSLMITMTTVSGRQAQITGCRRGPMGFDQRLEALCSHEVLSIANQPQHHMVVSTRSGALSAPPEAYFLERFAQAYRDEMVDFVAMIRDGHVPLAGIRDGFEAQRLVEAAIRSMCEGRAVDLRQPQLEEV, from the coding sequence ATGACCAGACTTGCCTGTTTCGGGGCAGGGCGCATCGGACAGATCCATGCGCTGAACGCTGCGCGCTTGCCGGATGTCTCGCTTGTAGCGATTGCCGATCCGATCGACAGCCCCGCGCGTGCACAGCTTTGTGCGGCGACAGGGGCACAATTGCGCGCCACACAGGACATCTTCGATGATCCTGACATTGATGGCGTGATCATCGCCAGTTCCACCGACAGCCACGTCGACCTGCTGCGGCTTGCGGCCCAGACCGGCAAGGCGGTCTTCTGCGAGAAGCCGATCAGTCTGGATTTCGCGCTGTCCGAGCAGGTGACACAGGCGGTCGAGGCGTCGGGGATCAGGTGCATGATGGGGTTCCAGCGCCGCTATGATGCCAGCTTCCGGGCCCTGCGCGAGCGGATCGCGTCGGGCGAGGCGGGGCGGCTCGAACAGCTGAGCATGTGGTCGCGAGATCCCGCGCCGCCGCCGCGCGCCTATGTGGAACGCTCGGGCGGCATGTTCCGCGACAGCTCGATCCATGATGCCGATATGGTGCGCTATATGATGGACGAGGAGATCGCCACCGTCTATGCGGTAGGCGCCTGCCTGATCTCCGAGGAGATCGGGGCGGCGGGCGATGTAGATAGCCTGATGATCACGATGACCACCGTTTCGGGGCGACAGGCCCAGATCACCGGGTGCCGCCGTGGTCCGATGGGCTTCGACCAGAGGCTCGAGGCGCTCTGCTCACATGAGGTGCTTTCGATCGCCAACCAGCCGCAGCACCATATGGTCGTGTCGACCCGTTCGGGCGCTTTGAGCGCGCCGCCAGAAGCCTATTTCCTCGAGCGTTTCGCGCAGGCCTATCGCGACGAGATGGTGGATTTCGTGGCGATGATCCGCGACGGCCATGTGCCGCTGGCCGGTATCCGCGACGGGTTCGAGGCGCAGCGTCTGGTCGAGGCTGCAATCCGTTCGATGTGCGAAGGTCGTGCGGTCGATCTGCGCCAACCCCAGCTGGAGGAGGTGTGA
- a CDS encoding LacI family DNA-binding transcriptional regulator yields MRFHQIELLMTRKATAADVARDAGVSAATVDRVLNNRGGVGEDKERRVLEAARRLKLDRALDLRAARTLRVAVFLQPGTNPFHASLAAAFRAQNHGPNPFNLQSRIHHADPRDATSTLKALRKASASHEALITCLPDTPSIAAFLEARAASGQPVITLASDVGAPHAIYIGPDNYRAGRIAGELTGRFLGRHGGKVLVMAGHLSMIGQTERCEGIRDALAEHYPRARLLDIVEMGDGVERAAHFLHTALRAEPDIAAIYCASAAVKEIAQALALHSRGAARPVVIAHELTPERRRLLAEGIIDALIDQEPAVEVETALRQIAIIFGRSEPGGLEMETPLRIYLREHL; encoded by the coding sequence ATGAGATTTCATCAGATCGAGTTGCTCATGACCCGCAAGGCCACTGCCGCCGATGTTGCCCGAGACGCCGGCGTCTCGGCAGCAACCGTGGACCGTGTGCTCAACAATCGTGGGGGCGTGGGCGAGGATAAGGAGCGGCGCGTATTGGAGGCCGCAAGGCGGCTGAAACTGGATCGCGCACTTGATCTGCGGGCCGCGCGCACCCTGCGGGTCGCCGTGTTCCTGCAACCGGGCACAAACCCGTTCCATGCCAGTCTGGCCGCGGCTTTCCGCGCCCAGAACCATGGGCCCAATCCGTTCAACCTGCAAAGCCGTATCCACCATGCCGATCCGCGCGATGCGACCAGCACGCTCAAGGCGCTTCGTAAGGCCTCGGCCAGCCATGAGGCGCTGATCACCTGCCTGCCCGACACCCCCTCCATTGCTGCCTTTCTGGAAGCCCGTGCCGCCTCGGGCCAGCCCGTGATCACGCTGGCCAGCGATGTCGGTGCGCCACATGCAATCTATATCGGCCCCGATAACTACCGCGCGGGGCGTATCGCGGGCGAGTTGACGGGACGGTTTCTGGGGCGGCACGGGGGAAAGGTGCTGGTGATGGCGGGGCATCTGTCAATGATCGGTCAGACCGAGCGCTGTGAGGGCATCCGCGACGCGCTGGCAGAGCATTATCCGCGCGCCCGGCTCCTCGATATTGTCGAGATGGGAGACGGGGTCGAGCGGGCCGCGCATTTCCTGCATACGGCCCTGCGTGCCGAGCCCGATATCGCGGCAATCTACTGTGCCTCGGCCGCCGTGAAGGAAATTGCACAGGCGCTCGCCCTCCACTCTCGAGGCGCGGCCCGGCCCGTGGTAATCGCGCATGAATTGACCCCCGAGCGGCGCAGACTGCTGGCGGAGGGGATAATCGATGCATTGATCGATCAGGAGCCGGCGGTCGAGGTCGAAACCGCGCTACGCCAGATCGCGATTATTTTCGGGCGCAGCGAGCCGGGAGGCCTCGAGATGGAAACGCCGCTGCGCATCTATCTGCGTGAACATCTGTAG
- a CDS encoding Gfo/Idh/MocA family oxidoreductase, producing the protein MTDFPQTLPASRIPDPMAAPALRWGVLGTGWIAEQFIASTRAHTRQIFAAVGSRSLDKAQDFADRWEIETAHGSYASLVNDPSLDVIYVASPHNLHFEHVMLALGAGKHVLVEKPMAMSQSQGRQMAALARDKGLFLAEALWTYFLPKFDVIDQLLAAGTLGEIKSVQTDYGEYFSRDHRIFDPALAGGPLMDLGTYPLSLITRLMGAPATLVGQKQMDESGVHGQLSLMMADHAGNQATLSTTLYGFTPTNAVIVGTKATLRFGSEFNLPGPFTLASADGASVLTWDEPRGRHFEGLFYEAAEVARCIAAGQSETPKRPLDTSLVMLGTLDRVIAILGLEYLATAEEVMS; encoded by the coding sequence ATGACCGATTTTCCGCAGACCCTGCCCGCGTCCCGTATCCCCGATCCGATGGCGGCGCCCGCGCTCCGATGGGGGGTGCTCGGCACCGGCTGGATTGCCGAGCAGTTCATTGCCTCGACCCGTGCCCATACGCGCCAGATCTTTGCTGCCGTGGGCTCGCGCAGCCTCGATAAGGCGCAGGATTTCGCGGATAGATGGGAGATCGAGACGGCGCATGGGTCCTATGCCTCGCTGGTCAATGATCCGAGCCTTGATGTGATCTATGTGGCCAGCCCGCATAACCTGCATTTCGAGCATGTGATGCTGGCGCTCGGGGCCGGCAAACATGTGCTGGTGGAAAAGCCGATGGCGATGTCGCAGAGCCAGGGCCGTCAGATGGCGGCGCTGGCACGGGACAAGGGGTTGTTTCTGGCCGAGGCACTCTGGACCTATTTCCTGCCGAAATTCGATGTGATCGACCAGCTTCTGGCGGCGGGAACCTTGGGCGAGATCAAGTCGGTCCAGACCGATTATGGCGAGTATTTCAGCCGCGATCACCGTATCTTCGATCCCGCGCTCGCAGGCGGCCCGCTGATGGATCTGGGCACCTATCCGCTGTCGCTGATCACGCGTCTGATGGGGGCGCCCGCGACGCTGGTGGGGCAGAAACAGATGGACGAAAGCGGGGTCCATGGGCAGCTCTCGCTGATGATGGCCGATCACGCGGGCAATCAGGCGACGCTTTCCACCACGCTTTACGGCTTCACGCCCACGAATGCGGTGATCGTGGGAACCAAAGCCACGCTGCGCTTCGGGTCCGAATTCAACCTGCCGGGGCCGTTCACGCTGGCCTCTGCCGATGGCGCGTCTGTGTTGACATGGGACGAGCCGCGGGGGCGCCATTTCGAGGGGCTGTTCTATGAGGCCGCCGAGGTTGCGCGCTGTATTGCGGCGGGGCAGAGCGAAACCCCCAAACGGCCGCTCGATACGTCGCTCGTGATGCTGGGAACGCTTGATCGGGTGATCGCGATATTGGGGCTCGAGTATCTTGCAACGGCAGAAGAAGTGATGTCCTGA
- the iolD gene encoding 3D-(3,5/4)-trihydroxycyclohexane-1,2-dione acylhydrolase (decyclizing), whose translation MGTIRMTAAQAMVKWLSVQLTPEGERYIEGIWAIFGHGNVAGLGQALEEIGEAFPTWRGQNEQTMAHAGLAYTKGMGRTRAHAVTSSIGPGSTNLVTAAALAHVNRLPILLIPGDVFANRRPDPVLQQVEGFEDGTISANDCLRPVSRYYDRITRPEHLLTALPRALATMTDPASAGPVTLAFCQDVQSEAFDYPEAFFTPRTWHIRRPAPDARELEQAIAMIRAAKAPVIVAGGGVIYSQAEATLAEFASRHNIPVVETQAGKSALSQFHPMNFGASGVDGSAAANAASQRADLVIGVGTRLQDFTTGSRTLFANPQAKLLSINVAAYDAMKHGAEPLMADAKVALEALTEGLGAYRAEDADQGAREDWLKAVTHHCRDRSEERGAGELPLDAEVIGAVQRAAPEAVVMCAAGTMPGALKLLWQPTQGGYHMEYGYSCMGYEVAGGMGLKLANPDREVICFVGDGSYMLANSELATAVMRRIPFTVVLTDNAGYGCINRLQTLGCGGNPFNNMYVNCNIEAQPQIDYVMHAASMGAHAVKAKDIKDLEAQLAAARTRDIPTVIVIDTTAKDFPGTGIETTAGEAGHFWDVAVPATGHAPNRPAAYQRYLENTAKQRLVN comes from the coding sequence ATGGGCACGATCCGCATGACGGCCGCACAGGCCATGGTAAAATGGCTGAGCGTTCAGCTGACGCCCGAGGGCGAACGGTATATCGAGGGGATCTGGGCGATCTTCGGCCATGGCAATGTGGCGGGTCTGGGTCAGGCGCTCGAGGAGATCGGCGAGGCCTTCCCGACCTGGCGCGGCCAGAACGAGCAGACCATGGCGCATGCGGGTCTGGCCTATACCAAGGGCATGGGCCGCACCCGCGCGCATGCGGTGACCTCCTCGATCGGGCCGGGCTCGACGAACCTCGTCACCGCGGCGGCGCTGGCGCATGTGAACCGTCTGCCGATCCTTCTGATCCCGGGCGATGTCTTCGCCAATCGCCGCCCCGATCCGGTGCTCCAGCAGGTCGAGGGCTTCGAGGATGGCACGATCTCGGCCAATGACTGCCTGCGCCCTGTCTCGCGCTATTATGACCGGATCACGCGGCCCGAGCATCTCCTGACGGCGCTGCCCCGCGCATTGGCCACGATGACCGATCCTGCCTCGGCAGGCCCTGTCACGCTGGCCTTCTGTCAGGATGTGCAATCGGAAGCCTTCGATTACCCCGAAGCGTTCTTCACGCCCCGCACCTGGCATATCCGCCGCCCCGCGCCCGATGCGCGCGAGCTGGAGCAGGCCATCGCGATGATCCGTGCGGCCAAGGCCCCGGTGATCGTGGCCGGTGGCGGGGTGATCTACTCGCAGGCCGAGGCCACGCTGGCCGAATTCGCCAGCCGCCACAACATCCCCGTGGTCGAGACGCAGGCGGGCAAATCGGCGCTCTCGCAATTCCACCCGATGAACTTCGGGGCGAGCGGCGTCGACGGCTCGGCGGCGGCCAATGCCGCAAGCCAGCGCGCCGATCTGGTGATCGGTGTGGGCACGCGCCTGCAGGACTTCACCACCGGCTCGCGCACGCTCTTTGCGAACCCGCAAGCGAAACTCCTCTCGATCAACGTGGCCGCTTATGATGCCATGAAGCACGGCGCCGAGCCCCTGATGGCCGATGCGAAAGTGGCGCTCGAAGCGCTGACCGAAGGCCTCGGCGCCTACCGCGCCGAGGATGCCGATCAGGGCGCGCGCGAGGATTGGCTGAAGGCCGTGACCCATCACTGCCGCGACCGCTCGGAGGAGCGGGGCGCGGGCGAGCTGCCGCTCGATGCGGAGGTGATCGGCGCGGTGCAGCGCGCGGCCCCCGAGGCCGTTGTGATGTGTGCCGCTGGCACCATGCCGGGCGCGCTGAAGCTCCTCTGGCAGCCCACTCAAGGCGGCTATCACATGGAATACGGCTATAGCTGCATGGGCTACGAGGTCGCGGGCGGGATGGGGCTGAAGCTCGCGAACCCCGACCGCGAGGTGATCTGCTTTGTGGGCGATGGCTCCTATATGCTGGCCAATTCCGAGCTGGCCACTGCCGTCATGCGCCGCATCCCCTTCACCGTGGTGCTGACCGATAATGCGGGCTATGGCTGCATCAACCGGCTGCAGACGCTGGGCTGTGGCGGCAACCCGTTCAACAACATGTATGTGAACTGCAATATCGAGGCGCAGCCGCAGATCGATTATGTGATGCATGCGGCCTCGATGGGCGCCCATGCGGTGAAGGCGAAAGATATCAAGGATCTGGAAGCGCAGCTGGCGGCCGCCCGCACGCGCGATATCCCCACCGTCATCGTGATCGACACCACCGCGAAAGACTTCCCCGGCACCGGCATCGAGACCACAGCCGGTGAGGCCGGCCACTTCTGGGACGTCGCCGTCCCCGCCACAGGCCACGCCCCGAACCGCCCCGCAGCCTACCAGCGCTACCTCGAAAATACCGCCAAACAACGGCTCGTGAACTAA
- a CDS encoding TIM barrel protein: MRFALNHICTPKLSLAEFFALCRRQGVTEVEIRNDIPDILGTMAPAEVRALAEEYWITILSINALYPFNVWSGDLPARAEAMADYAASCGAKALVMCPLNDGTPVSFEDTVAALQAMKPVLEARGLTGLVEPLGFPVSSLRLKSVAVKAIEAADGMGTYKLMHDTFHHHLASETEFFPEMTGLVHLSGVTDPEVAVEDMLDAHRVHVDGADRLENIAQIRKLIELGYQGAFSVEPFAEEVHLAKDPEAEIAASLAYMREAVAAADA; encoded by the coding sequence ATGCGTTTTGCACTCAATCATATCTGCACACCGAAACTGTCGCTGGCCGAATTCTTTGCGCTGTGCCGCCGTCAGGGCGTGACCGAGGTCGAGATCCGTAACGACATTCCCGATATCCTGGGCACGATGGCCCCCGCCGAGGTGCGGGCGCTGGCCGAGGAATACTGGATCACGATCCTCTCGATCAACGCGCTCTATCCGTTCAATGTCTGGTCGGGCGACCTGCCTGCCCGTGCCGAGGCGATGGCCGATTATGCCGCCTCCTGCGGGGCCAAGGCGCTGGTGATGTGCCCGCTCAATGACGGCACGCCGGTCTCCTTCGAGGACACCGTCGCGGCGCTCCAGGCCATGAAACCGGTGCTCGAGGCGCGCGGCCTCACGGGGCTTGTCGAGCCGCTGGGCTTTCCGGTCTCCTCGCTGCGTCTGAAATCGGTGGCGGTCAAGGCCATCGAGGCGGCGGATGGCATGGGCACCTACAAACTGATGCATGACACCTTCCACCATCATCTGGCCTCCGAGACCGAGTTCTTCCCCGAAATGACCGGTCTGGTGCATCTGTCGGGCGTGACCGATCCGGAGGTGGCCGTCGAGGATATGCTCGATGCGCATCGGGTGCATGTCGATGGCGCGGACCGGCTCGAAAATATCGCCCAGATCCGCAAGCTGATCGAGCTTGGCTATCAGGGAGCCTTCTCCGTCGAGCCTTTCGCGGAGGAGGTGCATCTGGCCAAGGATCCCGAAGCGGAAATCGCGGCGAGCCTTGCCTATATGCGCGAGGCAGTCGCCGCCGCGGATGCCTGA